From Acidithiobacillus sp., the proteins below share one genomic window:
- a CDS encoding PfkB family carbohydrate kinase translates to MNADVPLGIIFGECLVDDFGAVQRLGGAPFNVAQHLHALGVASVFVSRVGRDASGQRILQHMQDWGMSTDAVTEDALLPTGRVRVTADADQGHRFEILPHQAYDAIGMPSSVIAPIPWLYHGSLALREDGLSRATWRQLRARARWRFVDINLRDPWWNPELLAEVIQGSSILKCNVEELEQIMRTYELSPASTLREAMQMVAQHFDVQAVLLTCGAAGAAYGDGTSFHEAEAVSTVVQDTVGAGDAFAAGWLWSLFRGDAIARRLQRAGELAAAICALSGAIPDQPEFYQTIMARWSKED, encoded by the coding sequence ATGAATGCAGACGTGCCCCTCGGCATTATTTTCGGCGAATGTCTGGTCGATGATTTTGGAGCGGTGCAACGACTCGGTGGCGCGCCCTTCAATGTTGCGCAACACCTCCATGCGCTGGGGGTGGCGTCCGTCTTTGTCAGCAGGGTAGGGCGGGATGCCTCGGGACAACGCATCTTGCAGCACATGCAAGACTGGGGGATGTCCACGGACGCAGTGACAGAGGACGCACTGCTTCCCACCGGTCGGGTGCGGGTGACGGCAGACGCCGACCAGGGGCACCGCTTCGAGATTCTACCCCATCAGGCCTACGACGCCATTGGAATGCCCTCCAGCGTGATCGCCCCCATTCCCTGGCTCTATCACGGTAGCCTTGCCTTGCGGGAAGACGGGCTATCGCGGGCGACTTGGCGCCAGTTGCGCGCCCGTGCCCGGTGGCGCTTTGTAGATATCAATCTGCGCGATCCCTGGTGGAATCCGGAATTGCTGGCCGAAGTCATACAGGGTTCGTCTATACTGAAGTGTAATGTGGAGGAACTGGAGCAGATCATGCGTACTTACGAACTCTCTCCAGCCTCGACCCTGCGGGAAGCGATGCAGATGGTGGCTCAGCATTTTGATGTGCAAGCCGTCTTGCTGACCTGCGGTGCTGCAGGTGCCGCTTATGGGGATGGGACCAGTTTTCACGAGGCGGAAGCGGTCTCCACGGTTGTCCAGGACACCGTCGGGGCTGGAGATGCCTTTGCCGCAGGCTGGCTCTGGAGCCTGTTTCGCGGCGATGCCATTGCACGACGATTGCAGAGGGCAGGGGAATTGGCAGCGGCCATCTGTGCGTTATCTGGGGCCATCCCGGATCAACCCGAGTTTTATCAGACCATAATGGCGCGCTGGTCCAAGGAGGACTGA
- a CDS encoding HAD-IIB family hydrolase codes for MSDHQGLYILMLSIHGRICGTPELGVDADTGGQIGYVLDEMQALARDPRVTRIDLLTRRFSDPGTNPIYGEPRELLESGAQIIRLPAGPEHKYLQKERLWDYLDTFVDGALHFIRSEDCIPDVIHSHYADAGYVGVRLSRLLGIPLMHTGHSLGRDKRERLIAAGRKAESIDRQFHFPRRIAAEESVLSEASVVLASTRQEVDEQYGLYENAARTHFRILPPGVDLQRFSRPGRQRSSPLLSGLRRFLEAPRKPPILAIARPDERKNFQRLLEAYATDPVLREQANLVLVMGQRDRLGQLPHGAKGVIQSVLHTIDDYDLYGRVALPKHHEPEDIPDYYRYAAIYKGVFVNPALTEPFGLTLLEAAASGLPVVATRHGGPQDIIRYCRNGILIEPLDIAELQAALRQILFDRQRWQRASRAGLLGVRRVYSWEAHARRYLAEVERILRRQRKQLRRESAARQGVRRALPTADHLLISDIDNTLIGDPAGLATLMEWLREHPRVAFGVATGRNLKQTMEILAAHQIPRPDICITDVGTRIVYGSKLREDQDWAAHLHYRWWPEGVLQALARVPGLRLQEKLTQSAFKVSYYVDPKRPPTVKDLQQRLHEQQIAAHVVLSHTRYLDVLPIRASKGHAIRFLAFRWGLPLHAVLTAGDSGNDADMMGGEICGVVVGNHSPELHGLRDKHHIYFASAYHAWGILEGIQHYRFPGQAHV; via the coding sequence TTGTCAGACCACCAGGGTCTTTATATTCTGATGCTGAGTATCCACGGCCGCATTTGCGGTACTCCGGAGCTCGGGGTCGATGCAGATACCGGCGGCCAAATTGGCTACGTACTTGACGAAATGCAGGCGTTGGCACGGGACCCGCGTGTCACCCGGATCGACCTTCTCACGCGCCGCTTTAGCGATCCTGGCACGAATCCCATTTATGGAGAACCGCGCGAATTATTGGAATCTGGTGCGCAGATTATCCGTCTGCCTGCGGGGCCAGAACATAAGTACCTGCAAAAAGAGCGGCTCTGGGACTACCTGGATACCTTTGTGGACGGTGCGCTGCATTTTATCCGTAGTGAAGACTGTATTCCCGATGTCATCCACAGCCACTATGCCGATGCGGGTTATGTAGGGGTACGCCTCTCCCGCCTGCTGGGTATTCCGCTCATGCACACCGGCCATTCCCTGGGGCGGGATAAGCGGGAAAGACTGATCGCTGCTGGCCGTAAAGCGGAAAGTATCGACCGGCAATTTCATTTTCCGCGACGCATTGCCGCCGAAGAATCCGTACTCAGTGAAGCGTCCGTGGTCCTGGCCAGCACCCGGCAGGAAGTGGACGAGCAGTATGGCCTGTACGAGAATGCCGCGCGGACGCATTTCAGGATCCTGCCGCCGGGTGTGGACTTGCAACGGTTTTCCCGGCCTGGGCGGCAGCGTTCTTCGCCGCTACTGTCCGGCCTACGCCGCTTTTTAGAGGCGCCGCGCAAGCCTCCCATTCTGGCCATTGCTCGCCCCGATGAGCGTAAAAATTTTCAGCGTCTGCTTGAGGCCTATGCCACCGACCCGGTTTTGCGGGAGCAGGCCAACCTGGTTTTGGTCATGGGCCAGCGTGACCGCCTTGGGCAACTCCCGCACGGGGCGAAAGGGGTGATCCAGAGCGTACTGCATACCATTGACGATTACGACCTGTACGGGCGCGTCGCCCTCCCCAAACACCACGAACCGGAAGATATTCCCGACTATTACCGTTATGCGGCCATCTATAAGGGTGTTTTCGTCAACCCGGCACTCACCGAACCCTTTGGCCTGACCCTGCTGGAAGCCGCGGCCTCGGGTTTGCCGGTCGTCGCCACCCGGCATGGTGGCCCGCAGGACATTATTCGCTACTGTCGCAACGGCATCCTGATAGAGCCCCTGGATATCGCAGAACTACAGGCGGCACTTCGCCAAATATTGTTTGATCGCCAACGCTGGCAGCGTGCCAGTCGGGCAGGCTTGCTGGGGGTGCGTCGGGTCTATAGTTGGGAGGCCCATGCGCGCCGTTATCTGGCAGAAGTGGAACGTATTCTCCGGCGTCAGCGCAAACAGTTGCGGCGCGAATCCGCCGCCCGCCAGGGGGTACGCCGCGCCTTACCGACAGCGGATCATCTGCTCATATCCGACATCGATAACACCTTAATTGGCGACCCGGCGGGGCTCGCCACGCTGATGGAGTGGCTGAGAGAGCATCCCCGGGTAGCCTTTGGTGTGGCCACCGGCCGGAATCTCAAACAGACCATGGAGATACTGGCGGCACACCAGATCCCCCGTCCGGACATCTGCATCACCGATGTGGGTACGCGTATCGTCTATGGCAGTAAGCTGCGCGAGGATCAGGACTGGGCCGCTCATCTGCACTATCGCTGGTGGCCTGAAGGGGTATTGCAGGCACTGGCCAGGGTGCCCGGCCTGCGCCTGCAGGAAAAACTCACCCAGAGCGCATTCAAAGTAAGCTATTATGTGGACCCAAAACGCCCGCCGACGGTGAAAGATCTGCAGCAGCGCCTGCACGAGCAGCAGATCGCCGCCCATGTGGTGCTTTCCCATACCCGCTATCTGGATGTATTGCCCATTCGTGCTTCCAAGGGTCACGCCATCCGTTTCCTGGCCTTTCGTTGGGGGTTGCCCTTGCATGCGGTGCTTACTGCGGGAGACTCCGGCAATGACGCCGATATGATGGGTGGCGAAATTTGCGGCGTTGTGGTCGGCAACCACAGCCCGGAACTACACGGGCTAAGAGATAAACATCACATCTATTTCGCCAGTGCTTACCATGCCTGGGGCATTCTCGAAGGCATCCAGCACTACCGCTTCCCAGGACAAGCTCATGTCTGA